The following proteins are co-located in the Solanum pennellii chromosome 8, SPENNV200 genome:
- the LOC107027778 gene encoding uncharacterized protein LOC107027778 — MTSNNLPLNPPFTFTGENYQIWSVKMQAFLEAYELWETVTEDKPLAALPANPTLALIKSNNEEKAKKSKAKSLMQNAVANNVFYRIMACKTAKEAWDRLKEEYQGSDRTRQMQVLNLKREFESLNMQEDETISKYADRISLIVNNIRLLGEEFTDKRIVEKVLVTLPERFESKISSLEESKDLTNFH; from the coding sequence ATGACATCCAACAACCTACCTTTAAATCCACCGTTCACTTTCACTGGTGAAAATTACCAAATCTGGTCTGTGAAGATGCAAGCTTTTTTGGAAGCCTATGAACTTTGGGAAACTGTGACGGAAGATAAACCACTTGCTGCTTTACCAGCAAATCCCACCTTGGCTCTGATCAAATCCAACAACGAAGAGAAGGCAAAGAAATCTAAAGCCAAGTCGCTTATGCAGAATGCTGTGGCAAATAATGTGTTTTACAGAATCATGGCTTGCAAAACTGCAAAAGAGGCTTGGGATAGGTTGAAAGAAGAATATCAAGGCAGCGATAGAACACGTCAAATGCAAGTGTTGAACCTAAAAAGAGAGTTTGAGTCCTTGAATATGCAGGAGGATGAAACTATCAGTAAGTATGCTGATCGAATATCCTTAATTGTTAATAACATTAGACTTCTTGGTGAAGAATTTACAGACAAACGAATTGTGGAGAAAGTTCTTGTGACTCTTCCTGAGAGATTTGAATCTAAGATTTCCTCTCTTGAAGAATCCAAGGACCTAACAAACTTTCATTAG